In Rosa chinensis cultivar Old Blush chromosome 1, RchiOBHm-V2, whole genome shotgun sequence, a genomic segment contains:
- the LOC112180461 gene encoding cilia- and flagella-associated protein 251: MLKKPPSRNHRTKRIKVKHILQIALLLGVCFWLLYQLKHSHDKKLALDEKAAKASIKSLSEGELLKLGRKDLPHKDVSKNVKQEEEEEEETAGDEEEKHEVEGREEEDQKHEVEEREEEDLKHDAEEQEEEESKNDDTEDEGGAGDDEIDENELERKEGKIDHEEDILDEEKEREDEGDEKDGDQNEREEREGRAENDNSSDNQDNNGGDKNAHEAREEHYKGDDASSAVTHDAQVISTETEKVSSESGNENSGSSSLEKEIKSNYAEDVNGNQNNSRLLDGSTAENGTVSVAASEEKVDENLSNPVDSSVLNATMKVQSDDIPEADNNSTNVITESSNNSLEVNQANGTETVSVSAHSQNGTLDGMTTREGIAGETLVVEQTNNTISDNYHSDSNSTVSSNKVESNVSEKILRSNGTAQLEDDSRSSTINESTDATKNEELKNEDANKNEEIKNEEATKNKDLNGTSESGKTGNSSDSRNGTEDAVQHGPIDSSDSLVSEDKKEARTELDTSPEMKTEGNENGQAAAE; encoded by the coding sequence ATGTTGAAGAAGCCGCCAAGTAGGAATCACAGAACCAAACGAATCAAGGTGAAGCATATTTTGCAGATTGCCCTGCTCCTTGGGGTTTGCTTTTGGTTGCTTTATCAGCTCAAGCATTCCCATGATAAGAAATTGGCGTTGGATGAGAAAGCTGCAAAAGCCTCAATCAAATCCCTGAGTGAAGGTGAGCTTCTGAAACTTGGAAGGAAAGACCTTCCTCACAAGGATGTCAGTAAAAATGTGaaacaagaggaagaggaggaagaagaaactgCTGGAGACGAAGAAGAGAAGCATGAGGTAGAAGggcgagaagaagaagatcaaaaacATGAAGTAGAAGAGCGAGAAGAAGAGGATCTGAAGCATGATGCAGAAGAgcaagaggaggaggaaagCAAGAATGATGATACAGAAGATGAGGGAGGAGCTGGAGATGATGAGATAGATGAAAATGAGCTagagagaaaagaaggaaaaattgaCCATGAAGAAGACATTTTAgatgaagagaaagaaagagaagatgagGGTGATGAGAAGGATGGTGACCAGAAtgagagggaagagagagagggtcgaGCAGAAAATGATAACTCATCAGACAATCAAGACAACAATGGAGGTGATAAGAATGCTCATGAGGCACGAGAGGAACATTACAAGGGGGATGATGCTTCTAGTGCAGTGACCCATGATGCCCAAGTTATAAGCACTGAAACTGAGAAAGTAAGTTcagaaagtggaaatgagaaCTCTGGAAGCAGCTCTCTGGAAAAGGAGATAAAATCTAATTACGCTGAGGATGTAAATGGAAACCAAAACAATTCAAGATTGTTAGATGGTAGTACGGCCGAAAATGGCACTGTAAGTGTGGCTGCAAGTGAGGAGAAAGTTGATGAAAATTTGTCCAATCCTGTGGACAGCTCAGTTTTAAATGCAACTATGAAAGTACAGTCCGATGATATACCAGAAGCAGACAATAACTCGACAAATGTGATTACAGAATCGAGCAACAACTCACTGGAAGTCAACCAGGCAAATGGAACAGAAACTGTATCTGTGTCAGCTCACTCTCAAAATGGTACATTGGATGGTATGACTACTAGAGAGGGAATTGCTGGAGAAACCTTGGTTGTGGAACAGACTAATAACACAATTTCTGATAATTATCACTCAGATTCTAATTCAACAGTTTCTAGTAATAAGGTAGAGAGTAATGTATCCGAAAAGATCTTAAGATCTAATGGCACAGCTCAACTGGAGGATGACTCGAGGTCTTCAACAATAAATGAGTCTACGGATGCCACAAAgaatgaagaattgaagaatgaagatgCCAACAAGAATGAGGAAATAAAGAATGAAGAGGCCACCAAGAACAAAGACTTGAATGGCACAAGTGAATCCGGCAAGACTGGCAACAGTTCAGACTCTAGAAATGGGACTGAGGATGCAGTTCAGCATGGCCCCATCGATTCTTCTGATTCCCTCGTCTCCGAAGACAAGAAAGAGGCTCGCACAGAGTTAGATACATCGCCAGAGATGAAAACAGAGGGCAATGAGAATGGACAGGCTGCAGCAGAATGA
- the LOC112181706 gene encoding probable aspartyl aminopeptidase produces the protein MWPNLHPMAYNKLTSKCRRQIPTPPHSLSFFLHFRRDRDRAFHLIDEAKKRLQRAGYEQVLEREDWKLEAGKKYYFTRNYSTIVAFAIGKKFVAGNGFHIVGAHTDSPCLKLKPVSKVAKGRYLEVGVQTYGDGLWHTWFDRDLTIAGRVIVREEKDGVVSYSGNSPGQGC, from the exons ATGTGGCCAAACTTGCATCCAATGGCCTACAATAAACTTACATCCAAGTGCCGTCGGCAAATTCCAACTCCaccacactctctctcttttttcctcCATTTTCGAAGAGATCGTGATCGCGCTTTCCACCTTATCG ACGAGGCGAAGAAGCGTCTGCAAAGAGCGGGGTACGAGCAGGTTTTGGAGAGAGAGGATTGGAAATTGGAGGCTGGTAAAAAGTACTACTTCACCAGGAACTACTCCACCATTGTGGCTTTTGCAATTGGTAAAAA ATTTGTTGCCGGAAATGGATTCCACATAGTTGGTGCTCATACTGATAGTCCTTGTCTCAAATTGAAGCCTGTTTCCAAG GTAGCTAAGGGTAGGTACTTGGAAGTGGGAGTCCAAACATATGGAGATGGCTTGTGGCATACCTGGTTCGACCGTGACTTGACAATTGCAGGAAGGGTGATAgtaagagaagagaaagatggtGTTGTTTCTTACTCTGGCAATTCACCTGGACAG GGATGTTAG